In Apium graveolens cultivar Ventura chromosome 10, ASM990537v1, whole genome shotgun sequence, the following are encoded in one genomic region:
- the LOC141689236 gene encoding putative F-box protein At3g16210 isoform X1 → MKNAKLYTVLFPFKELFFFFWLDLTPAILFSNPTMALSLQRYLRPDNGCTELLEPSKEEKEESMLIALKKIHYYLPENLFIEILSRLSVKDLLHFKSVCKSWHEIISSPIFVSKHLSNYYKNNDDWRGCLLVQFFVSQAEIQLCELLVDKTPRVLDYEVLYDVPMYGSLYVYGPCNGLYYMCEYNHRRRALWNPAINELKTLPRIIRKPDLPTKLTYNRNEVFGFGFDHVSEDYKVVVMKGYWNVDDHDSDLDHPVSVLVYSLKTNSWRYCGDLAKAYHLELNRCYIYVNGCCYWLGSFEYSSEVIISFDMANNSFKEIDVPDYAKPSSKCLAVYDDSLVLLSLHETDKILDIWTWSEEGGWTKKFTVGPLPRVRSPVGHWKGNRLVLQGTYGELLLYDPGTQETNYLGFTNPTSYYEGVYAYMESLVSINDKIKS, encoded by the exons atgaaaaaTGCTAAACTATATACAGTGTTATTCCCTTTTAAAGAACTGTTCTTttttttttggcttgatttgaCTCCGGCAATCCTATTCAGTAACCCGACTATGGCTCTCTCCTTACAACGCTACCTTCGGCCAGACAACGGTTGTACTGAACTTTTGGAACCAAG TAAGGAAGAAAAAGAGGAATCGATGTTAATTGCACTAAAGAAGATTCATTATTATTTGCCTGAAAATTTGTTTATTGAGATTCTGTCAAGACTATCGGTAAAAGATTTGTTACATTTTAAGAGCGTGTGCAAATCATGGCATGAGATTATTTCGAGCCCAATTTTCGTATCCAAACATCTGAGTAACTACTATAAGAACAATGATGATTGGCGCGGTTGTCTCCTGGTTCAATTTTTTGTTTCACAGGCTGAAATTCAGTTGTGCGAGTTGTTGGTGGATAAAACTCCTCGAGTTTTGGATTATGAAGTGTTATATGATGTGCCGATGTATGGCAGCTTGTATGTTTATGGTCCTTGTAATGGATTGTATTATATGTGTGAGTATAATCACAGACGTCGTGCTTTGTGGAATCCAGCAATTAATGAGTTGAAAACCTTGCCTCGGATAATTCGTAAACCTGATTTGCCGACTAAGTTAACTTATAACAGGAATGAAGTTTTTGGTTTCGGGTTTGATCATGTTAGCGAGGATTATAAGGTCGTTGTTATGAAAGGTTATTGGAATGTTGATGATCATGATAGTGATCTTGATCATCCCGTGTCGGTCCTTGTGTACTCGTTAAAGACTAATTCATGGAGGTATTGCGGAGATCTGGCTAAGGCTTATCACCTGGAACTGAATAGGTGTTACATATATGTGAATGGGTGTTGTTACTGGCTCGGATCATTTGAATATAGCTCGGAAGTGATTATTTCTTTTGATATGGCTAATAATTCATTTAAAGAGATTGATGTTCCGGACTATGCAAAGCCAAGTTCTAAGTGTCTTGCAGTATACGACGATTCTCTTGTACTTCTGTCTCTCCACGAGACCGACAAGATTCTTGATATTTGGACATGGAGCGAGGAGGGGGGCTGGACCAAGAAATTTACTGTGGGGCCGCTTCCTCGTGTGAGGAGTCCTGTTGGTCACTGGAAGGGTAACAGGCTCGTACTACAAGGTACATATGGTGAACTACTCTTATATGATCCAGGTACACAAGAAACAAATTATCTTGGGTTTACGAATCCAACGAGTTATTATGAAGGAGTGTATGCATACATGGAAAGTCTGGTTTCGATCAATGATAAgataaaatcataa
- the LOC141689236 gene encoding putative F-box protein At3g16210 isoform X2, with protein sequence MALSLQRYLRPDNGCTELLEPSKEEKEESMLIALKKIHYYLPENLFIEILSRLSVKDLLHFKSVCKSWHEIISSPIFVSKHLSNYYKNNDDWRGCLLVQFFVSQAEIQLCELLVDKTPRVLDYEVLYDVPMYGSLYVYGPCNGLYYMCEYNHRRRALWNPAINELKTLPRIIRKPDLPTKLTYNRNEVFGFGFDHVSEDYKVVVMKGYWNVDDHDSDLDHPVSVLVYSLKTNSWRYCGDLAKAYHLELNRCYIYVNGCCYWLGSFEYSSEVIISFDMANNSFKEIDVPDYAKPSSKCLAVYDDSLVLLSLHETDKILDIWTWSEEGGWTKKFTVGPLPRVRSPVGHWKGNRLVLQGTYGELLLYDPGTQETNYLGFTNPTSYYEGVYAYMESLVSINDKIKS encoded by the exons ATGGCTCTCTCCTTACAACGCTACCTTCGGCCAGACAACGGTTGTACTGAACTTTTGGAACCAAG TAAGGAAGAAAAAGAGGAATCGATGTTAATTGCACTAAAGAAGATTCATTATTATTTGCCTGAAAATTTGTTTATTGAGATTCTGTCAAGACTATCGGTAAAAGATTTGTTACATTTTAAGAGCGTGTGCAAATCATGGCATGAGATTATTTCGAGCCCAATTTTCGTATCCAAACATCTGAGTAACTACTATAAGAACAATGATGATTGGCGCGGTTGTCTCCTGGTTCAATTTTTTGTTTCACAGGCTGAAATTCAGTTGTGCGAGTTGTTGGTGGATAAAACTCCTCGAGTTTTGGATTATGAAGTGTTATATGATGTGCCGATGTATGGCAGCTTGTATGTTTATGGTCCTTGTAATGGATTGTATTATATGTGTGAGTATAATCACAGACGTCGTGCTTTGTGGAATCCAGCAATTAATGAGTTGAAAACCTTGCCTCGGATAATTCGTAAACCTGATTTGCCGACTAAGTTAACTTATAACAGGAATGAAGTTTTTGGTTTCGGGTTTGATCATGTTAGCGAGGATTATAAGGTCGTTGTTATGAAAGGTTATTGGAATGTTGATGATCATGATAGTGATCTTGATCATCCCGTGTCGGTCCTTGTGTACTCGTTAAAGACTAATTCATGGAGGTATTGCGGAGATCTGGCTAAGGCTTATCACCTGGAACTGAATAGGTGTTACATATATGTGAATGGGTGTTGTTACTGGCTCGGATCATTTGAATATAGCTCGGAAGTGATTATTTCTTTTGATATGGCTAATAATTCATTTAAAGAGATTGATGTTCCGGACTATGCAAAGCCAAGTTCTAAGTGTCTTGCAGTATACGACGATTCTCTTGTACTTCTGTCTCTCCACGAGACCGACAAGATTCTTGATATTTGGACATGGAGCGAGGAGGGGGGCTGGACCAAGAAATTTACTGTGGGGCCGCTTCCTCGTGTGAGGAGTCCTGTTGGTCACTGGAAGGGTAACAGGCTCGTACTACAAGGTACATATGGTGAACTACTCTTATATGATCCAGGTACACAAGAAACAAATTATCTTGGGTTTACGAATCCAACGAGTTATTATGAAGGAGTGTATGCATACATGGAAAGTCTGGTTTCGATCAATGATAAgataaaatcataa